The Ornithinimicrobium faecis genome includes a window with the following:
- a CDS encoding S8 family peptidase, which translates to MRHPSTPARGAIGATLAVCLVASGLASASHATTGEAATGEAATGEAATEPQSADGTSSTLTLLTGDTLRLTEVGEGRRTVELEPGEGREGITIHQMEIDGELHVLPLDAVPYVADGDLDPDLFNVDLLLEAGFGDGDSASLPLIATYAEGRLSAASSALSAVQGVDPGVELASIDSRALAVDKDNAEDFWTTITGVPAEEAAQLATSGAEADLTSSVERLWLDAPVTADLHESVAQIGAPTAWEAGIDGSGVTVAVLDTGVDADHPDLAGQVTLQEDFSGSGNLIDHVGHGTHVAATAAGTGDGSDGLRKGVAPGASIISGKVLGDDGNGATSGVIAGMEWAVAQDADVINMSLGGGPTDGTDPLSQALNTLSEDSDSLFVVAAGNDGPASSTIGSPGSADAALTVGAVDRDESLAEFSSRGPRLNDLAVKPDLTAPGVGIVAARADGTAMGSPVDDLYTAANGTSMATPHVAGAAALLAAQHPDWDGEQLKDALTSTAATNPDLTAYEQGGGRVDLSRAVTQELTATGSVHLGTYEDADTESGTFEVTYTNTGDEELTLDLDLDLSDLGGDAPSDGGVTLSADSVTVPAGDTATVSVTADPTLLERGQFTGFLHAQAGDAQVHTTLAVVKVAPTHDVTLSAVDFAGESISVPVFALFGEDPRFDTLGFIKEGQTVTVTVGEGDYFLHALMNPEIDGLDSAVVVTDPDLDVTGDQEVLLDAREATEVQVETPEPSTTRGNLGFITHREFHGRSLSNSTMKFDSTQSVWVTPTDEPQGGTFEFSSRWQLGTPALTGTALGRGGFEIYPNYERTSPRLESKRPLELAFAGAGTPADYEGLDVEGKIAVVSLEDKHGQDVDAAVAAGAAGLMIAPEQQSWIKYTGRGNRLDLPVMVLAPAEGQAVLDQLANERTVRMRFTGNPDRPVTYDVVQVTSGAIPQEVVHTVSPENSATITARYHETGGEEWTKEQRFGWRPWQQSTIVETQQELHTPQQRTEIVSAGDTLWRQHVLDNYSWDSMNPIKDGTFHAIRSYEPGEEVTYDWHRAVVRPTVAPGADPTRTGDTLSLRIPELAMGDGTLAQRSFAADTSMSLSQDGEVLHEGDAAWGDYAVGDGPVQLDLSVVREDNINWDFSTRTDTSWTFASQGGDDTSVQPLLSVDYDVPVALDNTVRAGSNEKLTLTVRHPEGLEQAAPIEAARAWISLDDGATWTEQELRRSGGSDGTQFTMRVKHPRQEGHVSLRVEATDQDGNSIEQTVLAAYGIGPR; encoded by the coding sequence ATGCGTCATCCATCCACTCCCGCCCGCGGAGCCATCGGCGCCACCCTGGCCGTGTGCCTGGTCGCCAGCGGCCTCGCCTCGGCCAGTCACGCGACCACCGGCGAGGCAGCAACCGGCGAGGCAGCAACCGGCGAGGCAGCAACCGAGCCGCAGTCCGCCGACGGCACGTCCTCCACGCTCACCCTGCTCACCGGCGACACGCTGCGCCTGACCGAGGTCGGCGAGGGCCGTCGGACGGTCGAGCTCGAGCCGGGTGAGGGGCGCGAGGGCATCACCATCCACCAGATGGAGATCGACGGCGAGCTGCACGTGCTCCCCCTCGACGCCGTGCCCTATGTCGCTGACGGCGACCTCGACCCGGACCTGTTCAACGTCGACCTGCTGCTCGAGGCCGGCTTCGGCGATGGAGACTCTGCGTCACTGCCCCTCATTGCCACGTATGCCGAGGGCCGCCTCAGCGCGGCCAGCTCGGCCCTGAGCGCGGTCCAGGGGGTCGACCCCGGGGTCGAGCTGGCGAGCATCGACTCGCGCGCCCTGGCAGTCGACAAGGACAACGCCGAGGACTTCTGGACGACGATCACGGGAGTGCCGGCCGAGGAGGCGGCGCAGCTCGCCACCAGTGGGGCCGAGGCGGACCTCACCTCCTCTGTCGAGCGCCTCTGGCTGGACGCCCCGGTCACGGCCGATCTGCACGAGAGCGTCGCTCAGATCGGTGCGCCGACGGCCTGGGAGGCCGGCATCGACGGCAGCGGTGTGACTGTTGCCGTTCTGGACACTGGCGTCGATGCCGACCACCCCGACCTCGCCGGGCAGGTCACGCTGCAGGAGGACTTCTCCGGCAGCGGCAACCTGATCGACCACGTCGGGCACGGCACGCACGTCGCGGCCACCGCGGCCGGCACCGGGGACGGCTCCGACGGCCTGCGCAAGGGCGTGGCGCCGGGTGCCTCGATCATCTCCGGCAAGGTGCTGGGCGATGACGGGAACGGTGCGACGTCCGGCGTCATCGCCGGCATGGAGTGGGCCGTCGCACAGGACGCCGACGTGATCAACATGAGCCTCGGCGGAGGCCCCACCGACGGCACCGACCCGCTCAGCCAGGCACTCAACACCCTCTCCGAGGACAGCGACTCACTCTTCGTCGTCGCGGCCGGCAACGACGGTCCGGCCAGCTCGACGATCGGCTCCCCGGGCTCGGCCGACGCGGCCCTGACCGTCGGCGCCGTCGACCGCGACGAGTCGCTGGCTGAGTTCTCCAGCCGCGGCCCGCGGCTCAATGACCTGGCCGTGAAACCGGACCTGACCGCCCCGGGCGTCGGCATCGTCGCCGCACGCGCGGACGGCACGGCCATGGGCAGCCCCGTCGATGACCTCTACACCGCCGCCAACGGCACCTCGATGGCCACGCCGCACGTGGCGGGCGCCGCGGCACTGCTGGCGGCCCAGCACCCCGACTGGGACGGTGAGCAACTCAAGGACGCGCTGACCAGCACCGCTGCGACCAACCCCGACCTCACGGCATACGAGCAGGGAGGTGGCCGGGTCGACCTGAGCCGGGCCGTGACCCAGGAGCTGACCGCGACCGGGAGTGTGCACCTCGGCACCTACGAGGACGCCGACACCGAGTCCGGCACCTTCGAGGTCACCTACACCAACACTGGCGACGAGGAGCTGACCCTCGACCTCGACCTTGACCTGTCCGACCTCGGCGGCGACGCCCCGAGCGACGGCGGCGTCACCCTGTCCGCTGACTCGGTGACCGTCCCCGCTGGGGACACGGCGACGGTCTCGGTGACCGCCGACCCGACCCTGCTCGAGCGGGGCCAGTTCACCGGGTTCCTGCATGCCCAGGCCGGAGACGCGCAGGTCCACACCACCCTCGCCGTTGTCAAGGTGGCCCCGACCCACGACGTGACTCTGAGTGCCGTGGACTTCGCGGGGGAGTCGATCTCCGTCCCCGTGTTCGCCCTGTTTGGCGAGGACCCGCGCTTCGACACCCTCGGCTTCATCAAGGAGGGCCAGACCGTGACCGTCACGGTCGGTGAGGGCGACTACTTCCTGCACGCCTTGATGAACCCGGAGATCGACGGTCTCGACTCGGCCGTGGTCGTGACCGACCCCGACCTGGACGTCACCGGTGACCAGGAGGTCCTGCTGGACGCCCGCGAGGCGACCGAGGTGCAGGTCGAGACGCCAGAACCGTCGACCACCCGCGGCAACCTGGGCTTCATCACCCACCGTGAGTTCCACGGTCGCAGCCTGTCCAACAGCACGATGAAGTTTGACTCGACGCAGTCCGTGTGGGTCACCCCGACCGACGAGCCACAGGGGGGCACCTTCGAGTTCAGCTCACGCTGGCAGCTGGGAACGCCGGCCCTGACCGGGACCGCCCTCGGTCGCGGCGGGTTCGAGATCTATCCCAACTACGAGCGCACCTCGCCGAGGCTGGAGTCCAAGCGTCCGTTGGAGTTGGCCTTTGCCGGGGCGGGAACCCCCGCCGACTATGAGGGCCTGGACGTCGAGGGCAAGATCGCCGTCGTCAGCCTGGAGGACAAGCACGGGCAGGATGTCGACGCTGCCGTCGCCGCCGGTGCCGCAGGGCTGATGATCGCGCCGGAGCAGCAGTCCTGGATCAAGTACACGGGGCGCGGAAACCGGCTCGACCTCCCGGTCATGGTGCTGGCGCCTGCCGAGGGACAGGCGGTCCTGGACCAGCTCGCCAACGAGCGGACGGTCCGCATGCGCTTCACCGGCAACCCGGACCGCCCTGTCACCTATGACGTCGTGCAGGTGACCTCCGGGGCGATCCCACAGGAGGTGGTGCACACGGTGAGCCCTGAGAACAGCGCCACGATCACCGCGCGCTATCACGAGACCGGCGGTGAGGAGTGGACCAAGGAGCAGCGCTTTGGCTGGCGCCCCTGGCAGCAGTCCACGATCGTGGAGACCCAGCAGGAGCTGCACACCCCGCAGCAGCGCACCGAGATCGTCTCGGCCGGCGACACCCTGTGGCGTCAGCACGTGCTCGACAACTACAGCTGGGACAGCATGAACCCGATCAAGGACGGGACCTTCCACGCCATCCGCAGCTATGAGCCCGGGGAAGAGGTCACCTATGACTGGCACCGTGCTGTGGTCCGACCAACGGTGGCTCCGGGAGCCGACCCGACCCGCACGGGCGACACCCTGTCGCTGCGGATCCCCGAGCTGGCGATGGGTGACGGCACGTTGGCGCAGCGCAGTTTTGCCGCCGACACGTCGATGAGCTTGTCGCAGGACGGTGAGGTGCTGCACGAGGGCGACGCGGCCTGGGGCGACTATGCCGTGGGCGACGGCCCGGTGCAGCTCGACCTGTCGGTGGTGCGCGAGGACAACATCAACTGGGACTTCTCGACCCGCACCGACACCTCCTGGACGTTTGCCTCGCAGGGAGGTGACGACACGAGCGTCCAGCCACTGCTGAGTGTCGACTATGACGTGCCCGTCGCCCTCGACAACACGGTGCGTGCCGGGTCCAACGAGAAGCTCACGCTGACCGTGCGGCACCCAGAGGGCCTGGAGCAGGCTGCGCCGATCGAGGCGGCCCGCGCCTGGATCTCCCTCGACGACGGGGCCACGTGGACCGAGCAGGAGCTCCGCCGATCTGGTGGGTCCGACGGCACGCAGTTCACGATGCGGGTCAAGCACCCCCGGCAGGAGGGCCACGTCTCCCTGCGGGTCGAGGCCACCGACCAGGACGGCAACAGCATCGAGCAGACGGTGCTGGCTGCCTACGGGATCGGGCCGCGCTGA
- the radA gene encoding DNA repair protein RadA, which yields MGVATNRATKSKSPTYRCTECGWAAIKWVGRCGECQAWGTLVEAGGQTSVRTAAAAPGRPAVPIADVDASLARAGTTGVGEFDRVLGGGLVPGGVVLMAGEPGIGKSTLALDVAARAAREGRRVLYVSGEESAAQVRLRGQRIGALADTLYLASETDLGSVLGHLESTQPALVVVDSVQTIASAEVEGAPGNVGQVREVASALIQAAKSANIAAILIGHVTKDGAIAGPRVLEHLVDVVVQFEGERHSRLRLVRAVKNRFGPTDEVGCFDLGDSGIVGLPDPSGLFLTSRDRPVPGTCVTVTLEGRRPLVTEVQALVTESSGGSPRRTTSGLDSSRLAMVLAVLTRRADVSVATHDCYASTVGGVRLAEPSADLALALAVAGAHRDAPLPQGLIAVGEVGLAGDIRPVTGLPRRLSEAARIGFTRAVVPAGSLTEGPAPAGVVVREVSTLKEAVDLALGWQA from the coding sequence CTGGGCGTGGCAACCAACAGGGCGACCAAGAGCAAGTCCCCCACCTATCGGTGCACCGAGTGCGGCTGGGCGGCGATCAAGTGGGTGGGCCGGTGCGGCGAGTGTCAGGCCTGGGGCACGCTGGTGGAGGCGGGCGGTCAGACCTCGGTGCGCACGGCCGCCGCAGCGCCGGGTCGTCCGGCCGTGCCCATTGCCGACGTCGACGCGTCCCTGGCCCGGGCCGGCACCACCGGGGTCGGTGAGTTCGACCGCGTCCTGGGCGGCGGACTCGTGCCCGGCGGGGTCGTCCTGATGGCCGGCGAGCCCGGCATCGGCAAGTCCACCCTGGCCCTCGACGTCGCGGCCCGGGCGGCTCGGGAGGGACGACGGGTCCTCTATGTCTCCGGCGAGGAGTCCGCGGCCCAGGTGCGACTGCGTGGGCAGCGCATCGGCGCCCTGGCCGACACGCTCTATCTCGCGTCCGAGACCGACCTCGGCTCGGTGCTCGGCCATCTCGAGAGCACCCAGCCCGCCCTCGTCGTCGTCGACTCGGTGCAGACCATCGCGAGCGCCGAGGTCGAGGGTGCCCCGGGCAATGTCGGGCAGGTCCGCGAGGTCGCCTCCGCCCTGATCCAGGCTGCCAAGTCGGCCAACATCGCGGCGATCCTGATCGGCCATGTCACCAAGGACGGTGCGATCGCCGGTCCCCGCGTGCTCGAGCACCTGGTCGATGTCGTCGTGCAGTTCGAGGGTGAGCGACACTCACGTCTCCGCCTGGTGCGTGCAGTCAAGAACCGGTTCGGCCCGACCGACGAGGTGGGCTGCTTCGATCTGGGCGACTCCGGCATCGTCGGCCTCCCCGACCCCAGCGGGCTCTTCCTGACCAGCCGGGACCGCCCCGTCCCCGGCACCTGCGTGACGGTGACCCTCGAGGGCCGCCGCCCCCTGGTCACCGAGGTGCAGGCACTGGTCACCGAAAGCTCCGGCGGGTCGCCCCGGCGCACGACGAGCGGTCTGGACTCCTCGCGGCTCGCCATGGTGCTGGCGGTGCTCACGCGCCGGGCCGACGTCTCGGTGGCAACGCACGACTGTTATGCCTCCACCGTCGGCGGCGTCCGACTGGCTGAGCCCTCCGCCGACCTGGCCCTGGCCCTGGCCGTGGCCGGCGCCCACCGGGACGCGCCCCTGCCGCAGGGTCTGATAGCTGTCGGCGAGGTGGGCCTGGCCGGAGACATCCGACCGGTCACCGGGCTGCCGAGACGGCTCAGCGAGGCCGCGCGGATCGGCTTCACCCGCGCCGTCGTGCCCGCCGGGTCCCTCACCGAGGGGCCCGCTCCCGCCGGGGTGGTGGTGCGTGAGGTGAGCACCCTCAAGGAGGCCGTGGACCTGGCGCTCGGCTGGCAGGCCTGA
- the disA gene encoding DNA integrity scanning diadenylate cyclase DisA — translation MERSDEESLRSTLAAVAPGTELRDGLERVLRGQTGALVVLGYDKTIEAICSGGFELDIEFSSTRLRELAKMDGAIVLERDGSRIVRAATQLVPDPTIETRESGTRHRTAERVAKQTGLPVVSVSQSMAIVAIYVGGLRHVLEASTAILSRANQALQTLERYKSRLDEVNSSLSALEIEDLVTIRDVTAVLQRLEMVRRISEEIAQYALELGTDGRLMNLQLEELTGGLGNDRELVIRDYAEDISDEPSVQAVLDCLSSISGTDLLDLTSSAKCLGFTVVGDGLDASVSPRGYRLLSRIPRLPAVVIDRLVDRFESLQALLSASLEDLMTVDGVGEGRARAVREGLSRLAESSILERYV, via the coding sequence GTGGAGCGCAGTGATGAGGAGTCCTTGCGCTCGACGCTTGCCGCAGTGGCTCCCGGCACCGAGTTGCGAGACGGCCTCGAGCGGGTCCTGAGAGGCCAGACCGGCGCCCTGGTGGTGCTCGGCTATGACAAGACGATCGAGGCGATCTGCTCGGGTGGCTTCGAGCTGGACATCGAGTTCTCCAGCACCCGTCTGCGTGAGCTCGCCAAGATGGACGGCGCGATCGTCCTGGAGCGGGACGGCTCCCGCATCGTGCGCGCCGCGACGCAGTTGGTGCCCGACCCCACCATCGAGACCCGCGAGAGCGGCACCCGACACCGGACTGCTGAGCGCGTGGCCAAGCAGACCGGGCTGCCAGTGGTCTCGGTCAGCCAGTCCATGGCCATCGTGGCCATCTATGTCGGCGGGCTGCGCCACGTCCTCGAGGCCTCGACCGCAATCTTGTCCCGGGCCAACCAGGCCCTGCAGACCCTGGAGCGCTACAAGTCCCGCCTGGATGAGGTCAACAGCAGCCTGTCGGCCCTGGAGATCGAGGACCTGGTGACGATCCGGGATGTCACCGCCGTCCTGCAGCGCCTGGAGATGGTGCGCCGGATCAGTGAGGAGATCGCGCAGTATGCCCTGGAGCTGGGCACTGACGGGCGGCTGATGAACCTGCAGCTCGAGGAGCTCACCGGCGGCCTGGGCAATGATCGTGAGCTGGTGATCCGCGACTACGCCGAGGACATCTCCGACGAGCCGTCCGTGCAGGCCGTGCTCGACTGCCTGTCCTCGATCAGCGGCACCGACCTGCTCGACCTCACGTCCTCGGCCAAGTGCCTCGGCTTCACCGTGGTCGGCGACGGGCTGGACGCCAGCGTCAGCCCCCGCGGCTATCGCCTGCTCTCCCGCATCCCCCGACTGCCGGCTGTGGTCATCGACCGGCTGGTCGACCGCTTCGAGTCTCTGCAGGCCCTGCTGTCGGCCAGCCTCGAGGACCTGATGACGGTCGATGGCGTCGGCGAGGGGCGGGCTCGAGCCGTGCGCGAGGGCCTGTCCCGGCTGGCCGAGTCGAGCATCCTCGAACGCTACGTGTGA
- a CDS encoding A/G-specific adenine glycosylase, producing the protein MSAATDSHGIRTPLLDWYAEHARDLPWRRADCSPWGVLVSEVMLQQTPVARVEPVWREWLARWPEPADLAAETPGEAVRAWGRLGYPRRALRLHACALTLTQEHDGIVPADLGALLALPGVGTYTAAAVGAFAFGIRSAVVDTNVRRVQARAVTGEALPAQSLTAVEMRLAERLLPTDPDIAARWNIAVMELGALVCTARSPDCERCPIRDACAWVAAGSPPYAGPPRRGQAWAGTDRQCRGRVVGALREAPGSLAVEELRALWPDAEQFARSLQGLLDDGLVERIGSGHIQLPGG; encoded by the coding sequence GTGAGCGCCGCCACCGACTCCCACGGCATCCGCACTCCCCTGCTGGACTGGTATGCCGAGCATGCTCGCGACCTGCCCTGGCGCCGTGCCGACTGCTCGCCCTGGGGCGTGCTCGTCTCCGAGGTGATGCTCCAACAGACACCGGTGGCCCGGGTCGAGCCGGTGTGGCGTGAGTGGCTCGCCCGGTGGCCCGAGCCCGCCGACCTGGCCGCCGAGACACCGGGGGAAGCGGTCCGGGCCTGGGGCCGGCTGGGTTATCCGCGCCGGGCACTGCGGCTGCACGCGTGCGCGCTCACCCTGACGCAGGAGCATGACGGGATCGTGCCGGCTGATCTCGGGGCACTGCTCGCCCTCCCCGGCGTCGGGACCTACACGGCCGCAGCCGTCGGGGCCTTCGCCTTCGGCATCCGGTCTGCTGTCGTCGACACCAACGTGCGCCGGGTCCAGGCCCGTGCCGTCACCGGCGAGGCCCTGCCAGCGCAGTCGTTGACCGCCGTGGAGATGCGCCTGGCCGAGCGCCTGCTGCCGACCGACCCGGACATCGCGGCCCGGTGGAACATCGCGGTCATGGAGCTCGGCGCGCTGGTGTGCACGGCACGCTCACCCGACTGCGAGCGTTGCCCGATTCGCGACGCCTGCGCCTGGGTCGCCGCGGGCTCGCCACCGTATGCCGGACCGCCGCGCCGCGGACAGGCCTGGGCCGGCACCGACCGGCAGTGTCGCGGCCGGGTGGTTGGGGCGCTCCGGGAGGCTCCGGGCTCCCTTGCTGTCGAGGAACTGCGGGCACTGTGGCCGGACGCCGAGCAGTTCGCCCGATCGTTGCAAGGTTTGCTCGACGACGGCCTCGTGGAGCGGATCGGCTCCGGTCACATCCAGCTGCCGGGCGGCTAG
- a CDS encoding winged helix-turn-helix domain-containing protein, translating to MTQTAATEPRHDLQASRSAPLVVLVAPTVQERNALLSQLDPTASVLVVPSVEVAQSLMGSRQAPPVGVKPRSVPAGERPAAPGVRIHEDRRAVRFGSVEVTLTPLEFSLLRRLINEPGRVWRFDEIVREVWGTDHLGDASQVHAVVKRLRAKLARKGAPVVIEAVRGVGFRAVRPEARTA from the coding sequence ATGACCCAGACAGCAGCAACGGAGCCGCGTCACGATCTTCAGGCATCCCGGTCAGCTCCGTTAGTTGTTCTGGTGGCCCCCACCGTGCAGGAGCGCAACGCCCTGTTATCCCAGTTGGACCCCACCGCTTCGGTGCTCGTGGTCCCCTCTGTCGAGGTGGCCCAGAGCCTCATGGGGTCGCGCCAGGCGCCACCTGTGGGCGTCAAGCCCCGCAGCGTGCCCGCGGGTGAACGGCCAGCCGCCCCCGGGGTGCGCATCCACGAGGACCGCCGGGCCGTGCGCTTCGGCTCCGTCGAGGTGACGTTGACGCCCCTGGAGTTCTCGCTCCTGCGCCGCCTGATCAACGAGCCGGGCCGTGTCTGGCGCTTCGACGAGATCGTGCGCGAGGTCTGGGGCACCGATCACCTGGGCGACGCGAGTCAGGTCCACGCCGTGGTCAAGCGCTTGCGAGCCAAGCTCGCCAGGAAGGGCGCGCCGGTCGTCATCGAGGCCGTGCGGGGCGTTGGCTTCCGCGCCGTGCGGCCTGAGGCGCGCACCGCCTGA